One window from the genome of Salvia splendens isolate huo1 chromosome 9, SspV2, whole genome shotgun sequence encodes:
- the LOC121749053 gene encoding glutathione gamma-glutamylcysteinyltransferase 1-like, which translates to MDMVLILDVARFKYPPHWVPLTLLWEAMDSTDEATKLKRGFMLVSRRQREPALLHTLSCKHDGWTSIGKYLTDDVPLLLSSHSIKDWVAEVLLAKDGGLPLSEQEKVKLEFKETVLKQVQDTSLYKHVTDALSSKNCFCKREQNSLPHTVASASCNNAREMRRTVDKNNACATKISRAEANGAGEVGVDVGSESHCYSSMHQASNHVLTVLLFALPPETWRAVVDEQVWEEICGPVSIQKLPPLLQDEVLHLRGQLFVLKIS; encoded by the exons ATGGATATGGTACTCATTCTGGATGTTGCTAGATTTAAATATCCCCCACATTGGGTTCCCCTCACACTTCTTTGGGAAGCCATGGACTCCACTGATGAAGCCACTAAACTGAAGAGAGG GTTCATGCTCGTGTCAAGGCGCCAGAGAGAACCAGCTTTGCTCCATACCCTG AGCTGCAAACATGATGGTTGGACCAGTATTGGGAAATACTTGACTGATGATGTCCCATTGTTGCTAAGTTCCCATAGCATCAAGGAT TGGGTGGCAGAGGTTCTCCTTGCGAAGGATGGTGGTCTGCCTCTAAGTGAACAAGAGAAAGTAAAACTCGAATTTAAG GAAACAGTGTTGAAGCAAGTGCAAGATACTAGCCTCTACAAGCATGTGACAGATGCACTGTCTTCAAAGAATTGCTTTTGCAAGAGAGAACAAAATTCTTTGCCACATACTGTAGCAAGTGCTAGTTGCAACAATGCAAGGGAAATGAGACGTACTGTTGATAAGAACAATGCTTGTGCCACGAAAATCTCGAGAGCAGAAGCAAACGGTGCTGGAGAGGTTGGAGTTGATGTTGGTTCTGAGTCACATTGCTACTCCAGCATGCACCAGGCAAGCAACCATGTGTTGACGGTGCTTCTCTTCGCCTTGCCCCCGGAGACATGGCGTGCCGTAGTAgatgaacaagtgtgggaggagATATGTGGCCCAGTTTCAATTCAGAAACTTCCTCCATTGCTTCAAGATGAG GTTTTGCACTTGAGAGGTCAACTCTTTGTGCTGAAGATATCTTAA
- the LOC121749736 gene encoding protein LONG AFTER FAR-RED 3-like: protein MKPLSLSATAAALVALLAVASSIYHPHFLHQPWLRGGDAADLVVMNGTIYTGDAASPFADSMAIRRGRILRVGNYSTIKKSVGSMTRMENLQGKVVVPGFIDSHVHFLFGGLQMGQVQLHGVSRKEHFVNKVKEAVSNKPPGTWLQGGGWNNDLWGGEIPIASWIDDITPQNPVWLSRMDGHMGLANSLALKLAGISNNTKDPDGGTVMRNSLGEPTGLLIDSAMKLIFSCIPEVLVEDRREALLRASDHALSKGVTTVVDMGRYFPGASTELSWEDFSDVYRWANLSGKMKLRVCLFFPIETWDRLHELINRVGRKLSEWLYLGGVKSFADGSLGSSSALLYEPYVEEPLNHGLQVTDIDKLYNLTLASDKAGLQVAIHAIGDRSNDVILDLYKSVATENGIRDRRFRIEHAQHLAPGTAPRFGEQEIFASVQPDHLLYDADSAIKKLGVERANGGSYLFKSLLAGNAQLALGSDWPVVEINPLRSIKSSMRRVPRGWGNAWISSECIDLNDALNGYTISAARSCFLDEEIGSLSPGKMADFVVLSVDSWDEFAAEVSASVEATYVGGLRAYARDLTEDS, encoded by the exons ATGAAGCCGCTGTCACTCTCCGCCACGGCGGCGGCATTGGTGGCTCTCCTCGCCGTCGCTTCCTCCATCTACCACCCTCACTTCCTGCACC AGCCATGGCTGCGCGGCGGAGACGCGGCGGATTTGGTTGTGATGAATGGGACTATATACACCGGCGACGCCGCTTCCCCTTTCGCTGATTCAATGGCCATCCGTCGCGGCCGGATTCTCCGAGTTGGAAACTATTCCACCATTAAG AAGTCGGTCGGGTCCATGACTAGGATGGAGAATCTACAGGGGAAAGTGGTTGTTCCTGGATTCATTGACTCACATGTGCActtcctttttggaggattacaG ATGGGTCAAGTTCAACTCCATGGTGTCAGCCGAAAAGAACACTTTGTGAACAAGGTCAAAGAGGCAGTATCAA ATAAGCCACCTGGAACTTGGTTGCAGGGTGGTGGTTGGAACAATGATCTGTGGGGGGGAGAAATTCCAATAGCATCATGGATTGATGATATCACGCCTCAGAATCCT GTGTGGCTGTCAAGAATGGATGGTCACATGGGCTTGGCTAACTCTCTAGCATTAAAACTTGCTGGAATATCTAATAACACGAAGGATCCTGATGGTGGAACTGTCATGAGAAACAGTCTAGGAG AACCTACTGGTCTATTGATTGATTCTGCCATGAAGCTCATCTTTTCCTGCATCCCGGAGGTCTTAGTGGAGGATAGGAGGGAAGCTCTTTTGAGAGCTAGTGATCATGCCTTAAGCAAAGGTGTCACAACAGTTGTTGATATGGGGCGATATTTTCCTGGCGCGTCAACAGAGCTCTCTTGGGAAGATTTCTCAG ATGTCTACAGATGGGCCAACCTATCAGGAAAGATGAAGCTTAGGGTTTGCTTATTTTTTCCAATCGAAACATGGGATCGGTTACAT GAACTTATAAATCGAGTAGGTAGGAAGTTGAGCGAATGGCTTTACTTAGGTGGTGTAAAATCTTTTGCTGATGGATCATTGGGTTCTAGTAGTGCACTACTCTATGAG CCTTATGTCGAGGAACCACTCAATCACGGCTTGCAAGTGACAGACATAGATAAGCTGTACAATTTAACTCTCGCTTCTGATAAGGCCGGTCTTCAG GTCGCCATTCACGCCATAGGTGATAGATCCAACGATGTGATCTTGGACTTGTACAAATCAGTGGCTACTGAGAATGGAATCAGAGATCGAAGATTCAGG ATCGAGCACGCACAGCATTTGGCTCCTGGAACGGCACCCAGATTTGGTGAACAAGAAATTTTTGCTTCCGTGCAG CCTGATCACTTATTATATGATGCTGATTCCGCTATAAAAAAACTCGGGGTGGAAAGGGCAAATGGAGGATCATATTTATTTAAGTCACTCCTTGCTGGGAATGCGCAGTTGGCTCTTGGCTCTGACTGGCCA GTTGTCGAAATAAATCCTTTGAGAAGCATAAAGTCATCAATGAGAAGAGTGCCTCGTGGTTGGGGGAATGCTTGGATTTCGTCTGAATGCATTGATCTAAACGATGCATTGAACGG GTATACCATTTCTGCTGCTCGATCGTGCTTCCTTGATGAAGAAATCGGGTCTCTATCCCCGGGTAAAATGGCTGACTTTGTGGTTCTGTCTGTGGATTCATGGGATGAGTTTGCTGCAGAAGTTTCTGCATCGGTTGAAGCGACATACGTTGGTGGATTAAGAGCATATGCCCGAGACCTCACAGAAGATTCATAG
- the LOC121746434 gene encoding short-chain dehydrogenase reductase 3a-like: MLRTPFRKLSASRVLLTPPYQRWFSQETSKLEGKVALITGAASGIGKETAIKFINNGAKVVLADIQADPGRAVARDLGPNAAFVPCDVTKESDISDAVDFAVSKFGHLDIMYNNAGVACRTPPSIVDLDMAIFDRTMAINVRGVVAGIKHGARVMIPRQRGCILCTASVTGMMGGLAQHTYSVSKSGVIGVVRSVASEMCKHGIRVNCISPMAIPTPFVMDEIREYYPGVDPGRLAKMVSDFSALKGAACEPSDIANAALFLASDDAKFVSGHNLVVDGGFTAFKNLTLPTLDQLS, from the exons ATGTTGAGGACTCCATtcag AAAGTTGTCTGCTTCAAGAGTTTTGCTGACTCCACCCTATCAGAGATGGTTTTCTCAAGAAACAAG CAAACTAGAAGGCAAGGTAGCTCTAATCACAGGGGCAGCAAGTGGTATAGGTAAAGAAACAGCAATCAAATTCATCAACAATGGTGCCAAGGTAGTCCTAGCCGACATCCAGGCCGACCCGGGCCGTGCAGTGGCCCGGGACCTCGGTCCAAACGCGGCCTTCGTCCCGTGCGACGTCACCAAGGAATCGGACATCTCGGACGCAGTGGATTTCGCCGTGTCCAAGTTCGGCCACCTCGACATCATGTACAACAACGCGGGCGTCGCGTGCCGCACCCCCCCGAGCATCGTCGACCTCGACATGGCCATATTCGACCGCACCATGGCGATCAACGTCCGAGGAGTGGTGGCCGGGATCAAGCACGGGGCCCGCGTCATGATCCCGAGGCAGAGGGGGTGCATCCTCTGCACGGCCAGCGTGACCGGGATGATGGGCGGGCTGGCCCAGCACACCTACTCGGTGTCGAAGAGTGGGGTGATCGGGGTGGTGCGGTCGGTGGCGTCGGAGATGTGCAAGCACGGGATACGCGTCAATTGCATATCCCCGATGGCCATCCCGACCCCGTTTGTGATGGACGAGATACGGGAGTACTACCCGGGAGTCGACCCCGGGCGGCTGGCGAAGATGGTGAGTGATTTTAGTGCACTGAAAGGGGCAGCTTGTGAGCCTAGTGACATTGCAAATGCTGCTTTGTTTTTGGCTTCTGATGATGCAAAGTTTGTTAGTGGGCATAATCTTGTGGTGGATGGTGGCTTCACAGCATTCAAGAATCTCACTCTTCCTACACTAGATCAGCTTTCATGA
- the LOC121749055 gene encoding rosmarinate synthase-like codes for MTLIHLTPFKCGGVSLGFANEHHLSDGTSGQHFNKLWGEIARGLTPSVPAFLDRPPPTSLPLSHTTFSIFKLTLDQINSLKQKCNHNIYINNNNNNSKFTTYEVVTGHVWRCVSAARGLPGDQETMLQLPVDARTRLQPNLPPGYLGNAIFYTDAMSLCGELVTEPLAFAVGRVHDAIARMDDEYLRSAVDYMELHRDAIVGTAVTRECPNVGITSWLRFPFYEVDFGVATFEGKGYLYSDPENEGGIYIAITLGEKHMKRFAKFLYDECSIAQAMNGEHKFARRQNQVQNLSDLANSLSATRKLTFYGTSKCHKNYVNVTLYL; via the exons ATGACTCTGATACACCTAACTCCGTTCAAATGCGGCGGAGTGAGCTTAGGTTTTGCAAACGAGCACCATCTCTCCGATGGGACCTCCGGCCAACATTTCAACAAGTTATGGGGTGAGATCGCTCGCGGCCTAACCCCCTCCGTCCCTGCTTTCCTCGACCGTCCCCCACCCACCTCCCTCCCCCTCTCCCACACCACTTTCTCCATTTTCAAGCTCACCCTTGACCAAATCAACTCCCTCAAACAAAAATGCAACCACAACATTTAcataaacaacaacaacaacaattcGAAATTTACAACGTACGAGGTTGTTACAGGACATGTGTGGCGCTGCGTGAGCGCCGCACGTGGGCTACCTGGGGACCAGGAGACCATGCTGCAGCTCCCCGTGGACGCTCGCACGAGGCTGCAGCCGAACCTCCCACCGGGATACCTAGGCAACGCGATCTTCTACACCGACGCGATGTCCCTGTGCGGGGAGCTGGTGACGGAGCCCTTGGCGTTCGCGGTGGGGAGAGTGCACGACGCGATCGCGCGGATGGACGACGAGTATTTGAGGTCGGCTGTCGACTACATGGAGCTGCATCGCGATGCCATCGTGGGCACTGCGGTCACTCGCGAATGCCCCAACGTCGGGATCACGAGCTGGCTGCGCTTCCCGTTTTACGAAGTGGATTTCGGCGTGGCTACTTTTGAAGGGAAGGGCTATCTGTATTCTGATCCGGAAAATGAAGGGGGCATCTATATTGCGATAACGCTGGGTGAAAAACATATGAAGAGGTTTGCAAAGTTTCTCTATGATGAGTGTagcata gcTCAAGCCATGAATGGTGAGCACAAGTTTGCAAGGCGACAAAACCAAGTACAAAATCTATCCGATCTAGCAAACTCCCTTAGTGCTACTAGAAAATTGACTTTTTATGGCACTTCAAAATGCCACAAGAATTATGTTAACGTTACACTTTACCTATAA